The Sphingomonas sp. LY54 genome includes a region encoding these proteins:
- a CDS encoding RNA methyltransferase, which translates to MTAPAIILVRPQLGENIGKAARAMLNFGLTDLRLVTPRDGWPNPAAAPAASGADQVLEHARVFDSVAEAVADCPFVYATTVRKRGLVVPVVTPEEAAREINGQAGASAILFGAERAGLETDEVAVAQKIVTVPINPEFRSLNLAQAVILVAYEWSKHQALAMPTDADEAEPRATQGQLDGLIGQIDEELDKAGYYFPPDRVPTTKNTMRTIFSKAGWSNREIQAVRGMIRAIANPRQR; encoded by the coding sequence GTGACCGCCCCGGCGATCATCCTGGTCCGGCCGCAGCTTGGCGAGAATATCGGCAAGGCGGCGCGGGCGATGCTCAATTTCGGCCTCACCGATCTCCGGCTGGTGACGCCGCGCGACGGCTGGCCCAATCCGGCCGCGGCGCCCGCCGCATCGGGAGCCGACCAGGTGCTCGAACATGCGCGGGTGTTCGACAGCGTTGCCGAGGCGGTCGCTGACTGCCCGTTCGTCTACGCGACCACCGTGCGCAAACGCGGCCTCGTGGTCCCTGTCGTGACGCCCGAGGAAGCCGCGCGGGAGATCAACGGCCAGGCCGGAGCCTCCGCGATCCTGTTCGGCGCCGAGCGGGCCGGCCTCGAGACCGACGAGGTGGCCGTGGCACAGAAGATCGTCACCGTGCCGATCAATCCGGAATTCCGTTCACTCAACCTCGCCCAGGCGGTGATCCTGGTCGCCTACGAATGGTCCAAGCACCAGGCGCTCGCCATGCCGACCGACGCCGACGAGGCCGAACCGCGCGCGACCCAGGGCCAGCTCGACGGGCTGATCGGCCAGATCGACGAGGAACTGGACAAAGCCGGCTATTATTTCCCGCCGGACCGGGTACCGACCACCAAGAACACGATGCGGACCATCTTCAGCAAGGCGGGCTGGTCCAACCGCGAGATCCAGGCCGTACGCGGCATGATCCGAGCGATCGCCAATCCGCGCCAGCGCTAG
- the nrdR gene encoding transcriptional regulator NrdR, translating to MRCPFCAHEDSQVKDSRPTEDGASIRRRRQCEDCGARFTTFERVQLRELTVVKSENRREPFDRSKLERSLSIALRKRPVAPERIERLLSSIQRQLETSGESEIASHRIGEMVMEGLKALDTVAYIRFASVYKDFREPKDFEDIAGTISEAGKA from the coding sequence TTGCGCTGCCCCTTCTGCGCCCACGAAGACAGCCAGGTTAAGGACAGCCGTCCCACCGAGGACGGCGCGTCCATCCGACGCCGGCGCCAGTGCGAGGATTGCGGCGCCCGCTTCACCACGTTCGAGCGCGTGCAGTTGCGTGAACTCACCGTGGTGAAATCGGAGAACAGGCGCGAGCCGTTCGACCGTTCCAAGCTCGAGCGCTCGCTGTCGATCGCCCTGCGCAAGCGCCCGGTCGCGCCCGAGCGGATCGAACGCCTGCTCTCCTCGATCCAGCGCCAGCTCGAGACGAGCGGCGAGAGCGAAATTGCGTCGCACCGGATCGGCGAGATGGTCATGGAGGGCCTGAAAGCACTCGACACCGTCGCCTACATACGCTTCGCGAGCGTTTACAAGGACTTCCGCGAGCCCAAGGATTTCGAGGACATAGCGGGCACGATCAGCGAGGCCGGCAAGGCGTGA
- a CDS encoding serine hydroxymethyltransferase: MSTRPANDLSAVQPDGFFTRDLRGADSAVADAIAAELDRQQNQIELIASENIVSQAVLEAQGSVLTNKYAEGYPGRRYYQGCAPSDSVETLAIERAKKLFNCGFVNVQPHSGAQANGAVMLALTQPGDTILGMSLDAGGHLTHGAKPAMSGKWFNAVQYGVREDDHLVDFEQVERLARESKPRLIIAGGSAYPRHLDFARFRAIADEVGAILMVDMAHFAGLVAAGEHPSPFGHAHVVTTTTHKTLRGPRGGMVLTDDEAIAKKINSAVFPGLQGGPLMHVIAAKAVAFGEALQPEFKTYARAVIDNAKALAGKLQERGADLVAGGTDTHLALVDLRPLGITGKDADEALERSAITCNKNGIPFDPLPPLKTSGIRIGSPAGTTRGFGVAEFREIGDMIADVLDGLRTNGEAGDPAVEADVKQRVRALCARFPIYQGR; the protein is encoded by the coding sequence ATGAGCACCCGCCCCGCCAACGATCTCAGCGCCGTGCAGCCGGACGGCTTCTTCACCCGTGACCTGCGCGGCGCCGACAGTGCAGTGGCCGACGCCATCGCCGCCGAGCTCGATCGTCAGCAGAACCAGATCGAGCTGATCGCTTCGGAGAACATCGTCTCGCAGGCGGTCCTCGAGGCGCAGGGCTCGGTCCTCACCAACAAATATGCCGAGGGCTATCCCGGCCGCCGCTACTATCAGGGCTGCGCGCCGTCGGATTCGGTCGAGACGCTCGCCATCGAGCGCGCCAAGAAGCTGTTCAATTGCGGCTTCGTCAACGTCCAGCCGCATTCGGGCGCGCAGGCCAATGGCGCCGTCATGCTGGCGCTGACCCAGCCCGGCGACACGATTCTCGGCATGTCGCTCGACGCGGGTGGCCACCTCACCCACGGCGCCAAGCCGGCCATGTCGGGCAAGTGGTTCAACGCCGTCCAATATGGCGTGCGCGAGGATGACCATCTGGTCGATTTCGAGCAGGTCGAGCGCCTCGCCCGCGAGAGCAAACCGCGCCTGATCATCGCCGGCGGCTCGGCCTATCCGCGCCACCTCGATTTCGCCCGCTTCCGTGCTATCGCTGACGAAGTCGGCGCCATCCTGATGGTCGACATGGCCCACTTCGCCGGCCTTGTCGCCGCAGGCGAGCACCCCTCCCCGTTCGGCCACGCCCATGTCGTCACCACCACCACCCACAAGACCCTGCGCGGTCCGCGCGGCGGCATGGTGCTGACCGATGACGAGGCGATCGCCAAGAAGATCAACTCGGCCGTGTTCCCGGGCCTCCAAGGCGGACCGCTGATGCACGTCATCGCCGCCAAGGCGGTCGCGTTCGGCGAGGCGCTGCAGCCCGAGTTCAAGACCTATGCCCGCGCCGTCATCGACAATGCCAAGGCGCTGGCCGGCAAGCTCCAGGAACGCGGCGCGGATCTCGTCGCTGGCGGCACCGACACCCACCTTGCTTTGGTCGACCTGCGCCCGCTCGGCATCACCGGCAAGGATGCCGACGAGGCGCTCGAGCGTTCGGCCATCACCTGCAACAAGAACGGCATTCCGTTCGATCCGCTGCCGCCGCTCAAGACGAGCGGCATCCGGATCGGGTCGCCGGCCGGCACCACGCGCGGCTTCGGCGTCGCCGAATTCCGCGAGATTGGCGACATGATCGCCGACGTGCTCGACGGCCTGCGCACCAATGGCGAGGCCGGCGATCCCGCCGTCGAGGCCGACGTGAAGCAGCGCGTCCGCGCGCTCTGCGCCCGCTTCCCGATCTATCAGGGGCGGTAA
- the rpiB gene encoding ribose 5-phosphate isomerase B, which translates to MAERVAIASDHAAIEMKAALAAHMRDLGHEVIDLGPEGAASVDYPDYGYKLAEAIASGRATRGVAICGSGIGISIAVNRHPAARAALVSEPLSARLAREHNDANVIAMGARLIGVEMAKDCVNAFLTTAFGGDRHQRRVQKLSNPVFAKEEA; encoded by the coding sequence GTGGCCGAGCGTGTCGCCATCGCATCCGATCATGCCGCCATCGAAATGAAGGCCGCCCTCGCCGCGCACATGCGCGACCTCGGCCATGAAGTGATCGACCTCGGGCCCGAGGGCGCAGCCTCGGTCGACTATCCCGATTACGGCTATAAGCTCGCCGAGGCGATTGCCTCGGGCCGGGCGACGAGGGGCGTCGCCATCTGCGGCTCGGGCATCGGTATCTCGATCGCCGTCAACCGCCATCCTGCGGCCCGCGCCGCGCTCGTCTCCGAGCCGCTCTCCGCGCGCCTTGCCCGCGAACATAATGACGCGAACGTCATCGCCATGGGCGCCCGCCTGATCGGCGTCGAGATGGCGAAGGACTGCGTCAACGCGTTCCTCACCACCGCTTTCGGCGGCGACCGCCACCAGCGCCGCGTCCAGAAACTCTCCAATCCCGTTTTCGCGAAGGAAGAAGCATGA
- the hemA gene encoding 5-aminolevulinate synthase has translation MDYQRIFAQAIDRLHAEGRYRVFIDILRDKGSYPNARCFAGHNGPKPITVWCSNDYLAMGQNPKVIAAMEEALHDVGAGSGGTRNIGGNTHYHVDLEGELADLHGKEGALLFTSGYVSNEATLATLARILPGCVIFSDELNHASMIAGIRNSGCEKRVFRHNDLAHLEELLAAADPDAPKLIAFESVYSMDADVAPIAAICDLADKYNALTYLDEVHAVGMYGARGGGISERDGVADRLTIIEGTLGKAFGVMGGYIAADRMIVDVIRSYAPGFIFTTSLSPVLVAGALASVRHLKASSVEREGQQVSAALLKQMFAEAGLPVMPSTTHIVPLMVGDPVRAKKVSDILLAEYGVYVQPINFPTVPRGTERLRFTPGPAHTEQMMRDLTAALVEIWDRMELRLAA, from the coding sequence TTGGACTACCAGCGTATCTTCGCGCAGGCTATCGACCGGCTGCATGCCGAGGGGCGCTATCGCGTCTTCATCGACATCCTGCGCGACAAGGGCTCCTATCCCAATGCGCGCTGCTTTGCCGGCCATAATGGCCCGAAGCCGATCACCGTCTGGTGCTCCAACGACTATCTCGCCATGGGCCAGAACCCGAAGGTGATCGCGGCGATGGAGGAAGCGCTGCACGATGTCGGCGCCGGCTCGGGCGGCACCCGCAACATCGGCGGCAACACCCATTATCATGTCGATCTCGAGGGCGAGCTTGCCGACCTGCACGGCAAGGAAGGCGCCCTGCTCTTCACCTCGGGCTATGTCTCGAACGAGGCGACGCTGGCGACGCTGGCCAGGATCCTGCCGGGCTGCGTCATCTTCTCGGACGAATTGAACCACGCCTCGATGATCGCCGGCATCCGCAATTCGGGCTGCGAGAAGCGCGTCTTCCGCCACAATGATCTTGCCCATCTCGAGGAGCTGCTCGCCGCCGCCGATCCCGACGCGCCCAAGCTGATCGCCTTCGAGAGCGTCTATTCGATGGACGCCGACGTCGCGCCGATCGCCGCAATCTGCGACCTCGCCGACAAGTATAACGCCCTCACCTATCTCGACGAGGTCCACGCCGTCGGCATGTACGGCGCGCGCGGCGGCGGCATCTCCGAGCGCGACGGCGTCGCCGACCGCCTCACCATCATCGAAGGCACGCTCGGCAAGGCGTTCGGCGTGATGGGCGGCTATATCGCCGCCGACAGGATGATCGTCGACGTGATCCGCTCCTATGCGCCGGGCTTCATCTTCACGACGTCGCTGTCGCCGGTGCTGGTCGCCGGGGCGCTCGCCAGCGTCCGCCACCTCAAGGCCTCCAGCGTCGAGCGCGAGGGCCAGCAGGTCTCGGCCGCCTTGCTCAAGCAGATGTTCGCCGAAGCCGGCCTGCCGGTCATGCCGTCGACGACGCATATCGTGCCGCTGATGGTGGGGGATCCGGTTCGCGCCAAGAAGGTCAGCGACATCCTGCTCGCCGAATATGGCGTCTACGTGCAGCCGATCAATTTCCCGACCGTGCCGCGCGGCACCGAACGCCTGCGCTTCACGCCCGGCCCCGCCCATACCGAGCAAATGATGCGCGACCTCACCGCCGCTTTGGTCGAGATCTGGGACCGCATGGAATTACGGCTCGCCGCCTAG